In the genome of Fusarium poae strain DAOMC 252244 chromosome 1, whole genome shotgun sequence, the window TGATGACATAGTATTTAGGTTTGATGGAACACATTGGAGAGTGATGGATTCTCAGAACATGGTGGTAAGGCATGGGTCGTGTCTGGTCTGCCTCGTCCAGAATACCTATCAAAACGAGTACATCAATTTTCAGGCGTGAGGTGGAACGTTACACATTACATCAGTAAACCCCATCTCTACCAATCTGAACATTCGCCAAGACCAACATCCAATAGACTGGAATGCCAGTTTCGAGGCTGCATAAAGTACAAATTTGACAATCAAAGTCATTATAATTACAGACTATTTGACTTACATGTGAGAAGACATCACTTGGCACTAAGGAATAGATTCGGGCTGCTTATCAAGCTGTGACGTAAACAATTAGCAGGTGAGATATATAGATGTTGGGTAGTGTACGAATTGTTACAAGACCTAGCCTTTTTCTTGGCACCTTCACACATCTTTACCCCTCAGCTACAACTACTGAGCGTTCTGTTCAAGACCTATGTTGGCCAGACTATACTCGCTCTTGCCTGTTGCTTTTTTGTCAGCAAACATAGATTATCTTGGACTCTAAGGTTCTTGAGAATCCCGGTAGCGTGCCGTTCAAGTGAGGCTCAATATGAGTTTATCGAGGACTACGAGGATGGGTACTATGTCCAAGTTTTCTCCAGTTACTGAAGAAGGCCAACTTGACCGCTGAAGCTCTTTCCTATACGCTCTGGGAAATGAAAAGGGGGTACGCGTCAGACATGGCTGGAACATGCATAAGCTGAAAAGTCGGCTACCAATACCAGACCTCGCCAAGATATGGCGTTACCAAATGACGAGAAGGTCAGGCCTAATAGACTGCATAATGTGCAAATTCACGTACAAGATATGCGTGGCAATAACAGACCGGTTGAAGTGAGGCATAAGGTACTGGCAATCAACAtccaaatacaaaagcaggCTGTTCATGGATATCTGCCACAGATTACTTTTGTTAGATGCTTTTTAAggcataagtcctaaagtatatattaaaaattaatataataagaaatactatttttaaacctagatattaataaaggttttatctaaaggtatatattataatttataaaattaaaattataataattattataaaagcttttattctttttaaaggttaattattaaatacttctttattaatattaatattaataaactatataactATTACATAAGATAATAAACTTCAGAGTCCTTATTAACCCTAGCCATATGCCAGGCCAAAGAACTATCTATAAGAGCTTGGCCCCTATAACCGACTTCACTTCTAAGTAAAGACGTCAACTAATGCCACAGATTACAAACATTCCGGAATCAAGGAGGATAGCACACTCTACTTGTTACACTGAGCCTGATTTCCGATTCACTTTATTCACTTTTCTCTTCCcctttcttgttctttaCATCTTTCGTCTTTATGTCCCAAGCACCAAGATCTCAGCAATACCTGACCCAACAGAACCAAGACCGGAGCTACAACGCCGACAAGCAATAGACATTCCTGAAGCCGCCGACGCTTCGCGCATCATAGGTGATATCTCTGATCGCGTGGAAGATGTCAGTACCGGAGTAATAGAGGAAACTGATAGCGAACCTCCACCATCGAGATCTCAAACTACTGAGGAGAAAACAAGTTCCGTGGAACAGCCTACTCAGCCTTTGAATACCATCTTCACACCAAGTAAAGATTGCACAGGAGATGATGCACTCAAAACAAGGATTACGAGTACCAATGTCTTCGTCGAGATGGATGATGGCGCAAAAAAAGAGTCATGTTACCCTTCGGCTTATATCGAGTATCAGTACGAGCCGGAAACTGTCTACTACTCCCCAGGAGTGTGCCCTCTTTCGTACGTTTACGCATCGACCTCGGTATCGACTCATGTCAATTCCCCAGACACAACATTTGCCAAATGCTGTCCATCGTAAGCATCGGTTTGCACTGAGTCATCTGATGCACTACTAAAATAAAGCTTAGCGGTATCACAACATTGTTAAGCGGCGCTTGGTCCTGTCGGAAGACGGTCACGACAGACGCTACTGTTGTTCTTTCAAGTGGTTCCGAAATCACCGTGCGCTCTATGACTTTCTTCGCGAATCCGATCTTAGTCGCATGGCAAGTATCCGATATCTCTCACTTTTCGCCTCAATCGGAAGTACGCGCAGCTCTGGAAAGCGCCGGTGTGACGTTGCCGCCCCAACTTTCGACAGCAAGCAGCACCACGGACGAAACTTCCCACTCGACGTCTAACacaaaagatgaagatggagatcCGGACAACGATGGTGGCGGTTTGAGCACTGGGGCTGCCGCAGGCATTGGTGTTGCTATTGGGCTTGTTGGTATCATGATTATGGTAGCCATGTGGTGGTTCACGAAGCGATATAAAGTTACTCGGAGGACTAGAAATGTGGGCGAGAGCGGTCAGTCGTGGGTACAGCAGATCTACCAAGTTCCAGACACAGCAACAAAGCCAGACGAAGTTGTCGACACGTCGAGGAGTGCGCTGTAGGGTAGTACAGGTAGGCAGGGAACGCGACCATTCTTTTAAGTACGATAGGTTTCTTGGGAAGAGTGGAATGTAATTATGGTTTCTTTAAAGCATGCCACAAGATAACTACTACGTTATTCAACTATCCGAATAAGGCAATATGACGAAGCCCAAAATGTTCTTCGTATGTCTGAGCTGCATCActtgtctcttttctcccACTCTCTCGTAAGCCTATAGCTCCGTTGACATATTCTGGTTAACTCTGGCTAGACTTTAATACAAGATTCTCTAAATATCCGACCTCGTTCTCGGGCAATACCTCAATGTGAGTACTGTAGAACTGCTCAATCTCACGCATCGTGGACATATCGTCAGGGGTAGCCAAGTTGATAGCCACGCCCTTCCTGCCCGATCTGCCGCCCCACCCAACACGGTACCTATATTTGTCGGGTTGTGATGGAAGGTCGAAGTTGACAACAAGTGATATCTGTTGAACATCAATGCCACGGGCGAGGAGATCAGTAGCCATAAGGATACGAGAAGAGCCAGAGCGGAACTCCTCCATAATCTTACAGCGCTGGACCGCATCCATATCGCCATGCATAGAGGAAACAGCAAGGTCGCGAGCAGTAAGCTTATCAGTAAGCCATTCAAGCTTTTTGCGAGTACTGCAAAAGATGATAGTTTGGAACATCTCCATAGTCGGATAGATCTGAGAAAGCACATCTAGCTTAGAATCTTCATTCTCGGCAGCGATATAGAATTGCTTAATGCCCTCGAGGATGGGCTCAGACTTGACGGTAATACGGACGAACTTGCGCATGAACTTGGTCATAATCGCCTGGACATCTTCCGGTATAGTAGCAGAGGTGAGAATGATTTGAGTGGACTGTGGTAAGCGGGAGAAGACATTCTCGACCTGCTCATCGAAACCGCGAGACAGAATTTCATCAGCCTCATCCAGCACAAACATGTTCGTATTATCAATGCGAAGGATATCGCGCTCGATCATATCTTGGATACGGCCGGGGGTGCCGACGACGACTTGCGGGCCTTCCTTGAGCACCTCCGTATGTTCTCTTAAGCTGGCCGGGCCTACACAGGCGTATAAGTGTATATTCATAAAGTCACTGATATCGCATATGACTTTATGAATCTCCTGCGCCACTTCCCGCGACGGTGCAAGGACTAGAGCCTGACAAGCCTTCACGCTGGGGTCGATCCTCTGGAGAATAGAGATACAGAAAGCAGTAGTCTTTCCAGTTTTAGATTGCGATTGTACAATGACATCGTGACCTGCGGAAAAACGCGGTGAGTACTTTATTTGTTGCAATACACACCAGTTCCATTGAGTCGCTTTGATGCTATGGGAAATACAGAAAGGTGATATTACCTTTAATCATAGGCATAATAGCACGCTTCTGGATAGCATGAGGATTCTCAAAGCCATATGCATAGACTCCGCGCAGAAGATTACTCTCAAGGGCCATGTCATCGAAGCTTTCAGtgatctcatcaaagttggAGTCAATCTGAGCTGCGTGATTGGAATACAGTCAATTAGATGCTCTTTGATAGGTACTCGCCAGACTCTCATCACTTGGACTTACTGGCCTCGATATCATCAAGACATTTGTCGGCCATGTTTGCGGGCGGATACAGCGACAGCGTTACTCAGTCTTAGAAATAAAACACTAGAGTACCTCGTATGAGAGCGAAAAGATTAATCTTTGATTTGCTCAACGTGTTTCCTTTGCAAAGAGGTCGATAggaatttaaataaaatataatgcACTAGCAAGAGATTTTAAACGTCGTATCATTTACAGAAACACAAGCATTTGGGTCAAACCGCACCAAACCGTTATGAGTCATACTGATGTATTGGGGGCGAATTGGGCATAACCAATAGTAATTGCATACAGTTGACTAAAGCTGACAGGCAACAAATAACAAATGAATTGTGACCACCACGGCCCTCCCAGCTTTAAACATGGTGCTGCCTAGTCCTATACTATGTCTAGAATTTGATTCAGAGAGACGTAGATGTCTATAAGCGTCTTGGTCTACGCTATTGAGATATAAAGGCGCAAAGAGTATTATTGTCATGGATCTGTCGTATGACTTGGTTCTTTACAACTGAAACTCAACGCCGTGTGTCTAATTCCTCTTTTGAgctacttattaagactaGTTCCACACCAAAAGGTGATAATGGCAAATATTGTCTTAGACCTGCAGAAGCTGAAAGGAACTGCACCAATATCCAATCTCGCAAAGGCAATGCTACCAATTAACAAGGAGCATATGAATGAGGCTACATAAAATGGAAATTGAGGAATGTCACATCCAAAGAGGGGGCAAACGAGTTGCCAGTTATTGCCAATCAGCCCATGGGTTCCAATATAGACCACTCATCATGCTCCCTTGGACAAGCCCACATGGCTGTCGACGTCTATGCAAGGGCAGGCATAAACCCATATAATGTGTCCATTGTCCCAAGACATGTTCCGCATCATCTTCACCTTTCTAATATCTCGGGAATTTGACACTCAAATATCCAACACGCTTAAATTTTATCTCTTGGACAAATCGACCGCGCCAATAATCTTATACAAACTTACCCCGTGCCTTGACAACTGTCTTCACTCCGAACGAGAGATGCACGGCACAAACTGCGTATTCATCAGTTCAATGGTCAAACAACGTAATGGGTTATTGTCGGGACGGGGACGTAACAAGAATCTCTTGCTTACCTTCTGGCCGACCTCTAGCTCTTTCAGTCAAAACCGATCAGCGCTTTAGAACCTGCAACTCGTTTATGCTAAGTCTTATTAATACGCAATAGAACGCTGTTCTATAGCTTTCAGTTACATCCATCGTGCGATCATGGTAACAAATGGTGATCCTTTTGGCGATATAGTGGCTACGCAAACAACCTGGGAAGGCTATATAGCCTCAGACCATGCATTGGTTAAAAGGGGTTTTTCGGAGGTGATCAGATAACATTGGAAATCGCCAGTGTTAAGTTCAATGTGAGCCCGACTATATCGGTGTTTTAAGCCAGTTGCAGCTCGGAGggtttctctttcttctcacTACGGTTACCAACACGGGATATATACTGGGATGGTGGAACGGCGTTGATCATTATTTgtttatatcttattattgTTTATGGTAAGAGTCACAAGCCTATAGTGATGCATAACGCTCAGATAGGCTGAAATGAAGAGACAGAAAGCCTGATATCAAGGCTGTGCCATGTCTCACTGTGGCCTACAACCAATCGTCAACTCGTGTAACCCTCCTTTATAAGCCACTTGTTTTTCCCACTTTTCGCATTTTGGCACGAAATGAGCAGTCAATGCGCGAATTTTATCTCTCTGGGTTTAACATAATCCGATACTCAACTATTTACAATGCCGCATTTGCTGACAGCCCTGGTAGCGACCTTATCATCTCTGATTGTAATTACACTTTTCCATCTCTGGTAGTTTGAGTACGACAAACGACTATTCAAAACAGCATTCCGATGTCTGCAATACGCTATTTGAGAAAATTCTTTCGAAAAACAAAATCGAGCGACGTGGCTGAGATTACTTCGCCAAGCAGTCCAACAAGAGAGAAGAACGGGTTGTTTATCCTCGCAGACACAACTGAAGGGCCAGCAGAAATTGAGTAAAAGCATCTTCCAGTGATTCAATAGCTTCAGAGTCTTTTCGTTAATACTCGTAGTATTGTTGCCGTTCATGGTCTTGGAGGTGATGCCTATGGCACTTGGGACGATGATGGCCAGCTCTGGTTGCGAGATTTCCTACCGCATCAGATCCCCCGCTGCCGGGTCCTGACCTACGGATATGAGTCTATCCGTAAATTGAGTAGCTCAGTCACTGGGATTAATGACATTGCGGCAGACCTTCTGGAAAGGCTAAATGGGGAGCGAACAACAGAGCAGGCAAGTACCAACTGTTTATGTACCACAGTTACTGACCTCCTCTAGGAGAAATCTCGCCCTATAATTTTCATTTGCCATAGCCTCGGAGGTATAATCTTCAAGCAGGTGAGTTATATGGAGAGAGTCCAGAACTATATATTGATTATTACATCTCTTAGGCCCTGATTATGGCCAACGAGCAACTTTCCTTCTATTCGCATCTCCTACACAAAGTGAATAGCGTTGTTTTTATGGGCACGCCTCATCGAGGCGCTGGCATTGCCTTTTGGGGAGAGTTTCTAACACGTGCCTCATTTGTCGCTGACTTGGGCTTGATGGGAAACACAAGACTCTTGTCCGACCTTAAGAAAAACAGTCCAACCCTCGCTGAGATATCACGGCAATTTACCCATAGAGGTAGAGACCTACATATTAGGAGCTTTTATGAGCGAGAAAAGTACAAAAACACACTCGTACGAGATTTCACCACGTTATCATTATTCATTAAGTCTGGTGAGACTAACGATATCGTGTAGGTTGTCGATCCAGATTCTGCGCAATTAAATCTCCCCAATGAGAAGCGCATTCCCATACAGGCCAACCATAGAGCTATTTGCAAGTTCCCATCGGCGGACTGTCAAAAGTACAAGCCTGTCATAGGTGCCATTAAGGAACTGGTTGCTGCAGCTGAAGTAGATTACCATACTGCCGTTAGGTATTCGTTACCAGACCCAGACAGTCCCTAGAACTCAGCTGAGAGTTTTAAGCTCGGCCGACATTAAACGTTGGCATAAACAACGCCCTATCAGTTCTGCTGTGTCCCCAAGCGAAGCTTTTGAAACCACTCATGTGGATCGATTCAATGACACCGTTGAAACATCTCTTCCATTGTTGTGGTTCCCTAGCATGGGAACTCGTCTCCAAGATCTCGCAAAACCGGTTGAACTGACATGTCACTGGTTGTTTCATCATCCGGTTTACCGGGACTGGTTTGACGGCAGGAGCCGACACAAATTTTACGGTCTTCTCTGGTTAAAAGGGAAGCCGGGAGCGGGGAAGTCGGTGTTGATGAAAGAGGCCTTCCGGAGAGCTAAACTAAAGCAATCTACTTCATCAGACAATTTTTCTGCGGCCTTCTTTTTTAATGCTAAGGGAGACGAATTAGAAAAGTCTCCCGTTGGCTTATTCCGATCCCTACTACACCAACTACTACCTATTCATCCAGATCATCCCCAACTAGTCTCGGCAGTCTGGTACGACACAATTCTAGAGTACCGGGACGGTGGAAGGAAACTGCCTTGGAGAGAAGCAGAGCTGAAATCGATTTTTGAGGCAATTATTTCCCAGCTATCACCCAAGAATCGGGGAATGTTCATTTTCGTTGATGCACTGGATGAGTGTGATTTGCTCAGCATCCGCCCTCTCGCCTACTTCTGGCGGGAAATCACCAAATCTGCTTACGGTGCTGGGATTGATCTGAAAGTTTGTTTATCCAGCAGACCCTTCCCGTCTGTGACAGTCAGTGACTGTGTCGAGATAGTTGTGGAAGAACACAATGGCGATGACATTGCAACATATGTAGATCAGAAGTTCCATCTCGGCTTTGCCGCTGAGGAACCAAGATGGGAGGAGCTCAGGGATAGGGTCCTGGATAAGTCAGGCGGGGTATTTCTTTGGGTCATTCTAGTGATGGACACTATCATCAATGACTGGGAGGATGGGAAGGGGTTTCAATACTTGTCAAAACAACTTGATGTTGTACCCCAAGCACTTGAAGACCTATTCTCTCAGATGTTTTCTTCTCTCAACCCGGAAGAGAAGAGTTTAACCGTCCGCCTCTTCCAGTGGGTCATTCTTTCAACCAAACCTCTTCGCCTTCATGAATGGCACCACATATTAGCGTTCATCCGACGACCGGTACCGTTGTCCTTGCAGGAGTGCCGAGCATCCGATTATGTTACCGAGGACGATGCTCATCTTGAGAAACAAATCCGAAGTATCTCAAAGGGGCTTGTTGAGGTAAGGCCACGTGGGCTTGACATCCATACAACGGGTTTTGACAATTCATCTGCGTGTGCTGCAGCTGGATCCCTCGACCTCGAACAGGGCGAGACCCGGGTCGTTCAGGTCATACACCAGTCAGTCAGGGAGTTCTTCTTGTGGAGTAACGGATTTTTGGTCTTGGATCCGAATCTTGAAAGCGATGTTTATGGCAATGGTCATCTCTCAATCATGAGTACATGCCTCGACTATATAAGAATCACAGAATTAGATGCTCTCATTCAGGCGCGACGGGCTCGGCCAGGTAGTTCGGATGCCAGAGAGAACTTGGAGCCCCAAGCATGGCGTAGACCCCGACCTTCTCGTTCTGTCCCTGTATCTGAAAAGGACGTCCATAATGAGAGACGTCTCGGTCCGACTCGGGAACAAATGAACCAAGTGGAGGAGGAAGGTTCTCGGATGGACATGCTCGGAAAATTCTTCAGCACAGCTCCGCATATTGATATCCCTCGATGGATGGAGACGAGCCAGTTAGCTGCTGACATGGCTCTGAGTGAGTCATCACCTTGCTCAACTACGCATCGCTCTCTTTCATGTCGATCCCAGGTCTTGGAAGCATATCCAGCATTGCTTTCATACGCAACTTTCGAGCTGTTCTCCCACGCTCGGCTTGCAGACAAGAAAGGCACAGATCCGAGCCACATTATTAGCCGTCTCGAGGAACAAGATCTCTGGGACCGTTGGGTGACACTTCGAGAAGACATACCTCAAGGATTGAATCTTCCTGACTACGCTATGTCCCAGAGACTTTCCACATGGGTAGACTACAACTTTGACAACAGAGAACCCATAGCTCCCAGTCTAATCGCTACTGATGAGAAATCCCGAGGAGAAAGACGTGAGTCCAATGCAGAACTCAAAACAACGGCGAAAGATTTCCCAATTGAGATTAAGGCTGCAGTTACTACCACTGGGTTGGTAACTAGTGATAAAAAGGATAAGCAATGCAGTCATGACGACGTGTTGAATCAGTCGAAAAAGAGGCTCTTACCTAAAACTCCATTACAGGACACTGTTGAGGAAGAGTGGGTGACATATGCTGAGGACTATGAGTACTACGATAATCACAACAAGGAGTACCAGCACGGGTCATATGGGTTTAGGAAAATAGGCAGTGTTGCAAGTTTTAGTTCCGCGGGGAGTCATTCGGGAAGTCATACGGGGAGTCATACAGGGAGTCAAACGGGGAAATAAACAGGAAGGATGGATGAGAAGTTTTAAGATAAACCAAACATAGCAATCAATAGAAAGGCAAGTAGTATTAAGAAACCCATAAGAGTTTCTATCGCAACAGTGATAAAATAATGGAAACTGTGTTATATTCATTTTTCACCAGTAGAGTATTCCAGGGTGTCGTGACCTGGCATACTCTGTCAGTGGATAACCGTATTAACTTTCTGGCATATGAGTACTGGACCTAGGCTCATCTTTGTATCCTACATGATGTTATGCCTCTATTCTCGTCATGGTAGCCTGAAACATCTCTTTGGGTAAAGTTACGCTGGATGTGTCGGATATGAACATAGAGGTAGTGAAGGGCGGTGTATTCGATGCTTAACGATTGTAAAGAAGAAAGTAGGCTGGTGCCAAGGTAATAGATAATACGTTGACTTTCGGATTATGTGAGCAGAATTGTTGTGCGATACAAAATGGAACCTATGTTTACAGATATAGTGATATAATTCTCGTGACTACATTGTTTGAAGGtttccgaggcgtaagtcccgaggtatacatataaaattaactcaaTGATAAAcgcagtttttgaacctcGTGACTACATATCTGTGTTATATTGGTATTGACGGTACAAGTTTGATATGCCACAGGAGTATTGAATGCAATGGAGGACTTTGAGGAAGTTTAAACTATCAAAGTTACATGTGTTTATATCCATTGTGTCCTCATCCATCATACTTGTTTGCTTGAATTCATTTTTTGGTTACGACTGTGGGTTTTTTAAGTATTGTGAAAAGACTTATGCGCGAATTTCCTCATCACAATGCAGATGATGGCGTATCCTACTATCGTGTTAGAAAGATAGATAGACTACTGGCACAACAGCAAGCAAAATTATCAAGCGCTGGTTGAATCGAGGGGCCATGGCTGCTTATTTGCGTGCACTGAGCGCAAGGCGGTCAGTGTTCCTAGACAGTAGACTAGCCTACCCAAAAGATTAACTTACAGAGATAGTTTGGGACTAACCACAGTTGTCTAGTTAGCCCCGCGGAAACATACTCTTTTCGTCATGACCTCCCAGAAATCGCCAACAGGCATGTCCTCCATCCTCCATGTCTGTTGAGAAACAGATTCTCTTTCCCTCAATTCTCTTGGATAATCCACTTTCCTTTCTCGTCGCTCTTCTCTCTGTTTCTGCTCAGATGCCCAAGCTACAAGGTTCAAGTTCAGTTGGGCGAACAAGAACCTTTACAGGCTGCCGCACCTGTCGAAGCAGACATGCGAAATGCGACGAGGCTCAGCCTAAATGCGGCACGTGCCAACGTCTGGGGTTGACATGTGGAGGTTATGGGGCGAGACTGTTTTGGATTACGGATGATGCTGTCAAGCCCGAGTTGCAGCAGAGCCATCGGGGCTCCGAGTACCGGTACCCACTATTCTCCGGCATGTCTTCCGGTCATACCGATATGTGGAGTTGAAGCTAATTTGTGGAGTAGAGAGTCAGCGCAAGTTGATGAGTGATGAACTGTCTCGGAGTTTGGAGAGAAGAACTGCTGCGTCTCTTCTAGCTGATATCGACTCTGCTGGTGAGAAGATGACTGTTGATGACTCTAGTTCAGTTTTGATCAAGGGTCCATTCGGTGTATTTCAATTGATTGGAGAGTCCACATCTCCACTGGGTACTATCGAGTGTTCGCCGGATACAAATACCGATGATACTTTCACGAGTATGTATCCCGAAACAGACAGCTTTATCGAGGAGATTCAGCGCTCTGAGTGGCCAGACCAAGGTCCTACGGATGACATGGATATCTTTACTGCATCGCTAGACCCACACTTTGGGATCGTCGAAGATCCGATAACAATAGATCAAGGACATGACTCCTCCATGACCAACTTCTTCATGGATGATCATATAGGTGCTGAAGGGCTAGCACTATTCAGCCCAGGATTTATTTCACAAGTCATAGGTCCTCCTGAACCGGAACCAGAGGAGACGCACGACCCAGACCATGTCACTGATATAACACTGTACCCAAGAGATACACCATCCAGCCGTTCAGGTATACCGGAAGAGGCAGAGCACCTACTCCGACACTACAGACAAAACATGACTGGACGTTCAACAATGCAGGCAAAGCGCAAGTCCCCTTGGGAAATAATCTTTCTTCCCTGTGCACTAGAGACTTTTGCAGAGTTGTCTCTCTGGAATGAAGCATCTCATACTCGCTCCTCGATATTCTATACACTTCTTGCCCACAGTGCACTACAACTTCACATTTCACAAGGAACAGATAAATGGAAAAACGTTGGACTCAAGAATCATGAAAGAGCGCAGAGTCATTTGAGACAAGCGTTACAACATGAAATGTTTGGACCCAAGCAAGCTAGTTATAAAGAGCTCCTGATGGCAATTCTCGCCATGGCAATGACTTCGGTAAGATAATTCCTCACTCTTCTTGACCACACACTAAAAACGTCAGCTGCATAATGGTACTCGCGCTTTTAGAGTATTCCTGCTCGACGCAGAACGTCTCATTCGACTACGAGGCTTAGTCAACCATAACCCCTTCAAGACACGTCTTCTACACCACATGTACACACACCTACGCGTCATTGCAGAAAGCATGTCTCTCTGCACAGAAGCTCTCCCTGAGAGTTCTGCTAGCGAGAGCCAAGTCCAAGACCTGAGTCGAACCTTTCGTATTACAGAAGAGGGCTTGAACATTGGACTGGATCCTGCACAGGAAAAGACAGATGAGATGGGTTATAATGACATCCATCTAGAAGTCCAAGGTCAATGGAATCACACTCTGTACCCAGTGATATACGGAATTCCCGAGAGTCTGATGACGCTTTTGAGTCAGACTGTATCTCTATCGAATGAAAAAGCCCGGCTGGAGAATGTTGCGCGATGCAATCCAGCCATATCAGATGCACTGGCAAAACATACCAAGACCCTAGAAAGCAGAATATGGGCCTGGCCTTCTACGTTGGAAACTGCTGGACCCTTCGAAGTATCATCCAGAACAACAACAGACCACGATCTCGTCACTCAACCACAAATTCGTTCCATGACACTTGCAATTCATCAAGCGCTGGTTATCTACTTTTAT includes:
- a CDS encoding hypothetical protein (TransMembrane:2 (i26-45o323-346i)) gives rise to the protein MPQITNIPESRRIAHSTCYTEPDFRFTLFTFLFPFLVLYIFRLYVPSTKISAIPDPTEPRPELQRRQAIDIPEAADASRIIGDISDRVEDVSTGVIEETDSEPPPSRSQTTEEKTSSVEQPTQPLNTIFTPSKDCTGDDALKTRITSTNVFVEMDDGAKKESCYPSAYIEYQYEPETVYYSPGVCPLSYVYASTSVSTHVNSPDTTFAKCCPSGITTLLSGAWSCRKTVTTDATVVLSSGSEITVRSMTFFANPILVAWQVSDISHFSPQSEVRAALESAGVTLPPQLSTASSTTDETSHSTSNTKDEDGDPDNDGGGLSTGAAAGIGVAIGLVGIMIMVAMWWFTKRYKVTRRTRNVGESGQSWVQQIYQVPDTATKPDEVVDTSRSAL
- the TIF1_1 gene encoding translation initiation factor eIF4A — protein: MADKCLDDIEATQIDSNFDEITESFDDMALESNLLRGVYAYGFENPHAIQKRAIMPMIKGHDVIVQSQSKTGKTTAFCISILQRIDPSVKACQALVLAPSREVAQEIHKVICDISDFMNIHLYACVGPASLREHTEVLKEGPQVVVGTPGRIQDMIERDILRIDNTNMFVLDEADEILSRGFDEQVENVFSRLPQSTQIILTSATIPEDVQAIMTKFMRKFVRITVKSEPILEGIKQFYIAAENEDSKLDVLSQIYPTMEMFQTIIFCSTRKKLEWLTDKLTARDLAVSSMHGDMDAVQRCKIMEEFRSGSSRILMATDLLARGIDVQQISLVVNFDLPSQPDKYRYRVGWGGRSGRKGVAINLATPDDMSTMREIEQFYSTHIEVLPENEVGYLENLVLKSSQS